A region of Salvelinus namaycush isolate Seneca chromosome 9, SaNama_1.0, whole genome shotgun sequence DNA encodes the following proteins:
- the LOC120053501 gene encoding carbohydrate sulfotransferase 1-like: MECSWKTVLLLVCASLGVQYTAIRTLRDSLSGPCHGGVYHCQSRQPKDSRWRALCDDSMLPMEMSAPASRRHILLFTTTRSGSSFTGQLFNQHPGIFYVFEPLYHVQQAFTNSSSRLRRALDRRALLGAYRDLLLNLYTCDLRFLENYIRPEPQEHITGSFFRRSSSRALCSPPVCPEGGEGASGGQPDETWCPKKCGALNLTLASMACLSRGHVAIKTVRVPEVGDLRTLTEDPRLDLRIVHLVRDPRAILASRMVAFSEQFRAWKIWNATGRKPRYVDLSQITSTCRDMAESAETGLQRPAWLRGRYLLVRYEDLALNPAEKARELYKFVGLEMDENVRSWIAQNTNNSVPSTSEWNYKYSTTRDSKATVESWRLRLGFDIVRTLQTLCNDTLSLLGYRAVHSVADLRNMSNSLVEPRTFQTLL, translated from the exons ATGGAGTGCTCCTGGAAGACAGTGCTGTTGCTGGTGTGTGCCTCTCTGGGGGTCCAGTACACAGCCATCCGCACCCTGAGGGACTCCCTGTCTGGGCCCTGCCACGGTGGCGTCTACCACTGCCAGAGCCGACAGCCCAAAG ACTCCAGGTGGAGAGCTCTGTGTGACGACAGCATGTTGCCCATGGAGATGTCGGCCCCGGCCTCCCGGCGCCACATCCTCCTGTTCACCACCACGCGCAGCGGCTCCTCCTTCACTGGCCAGCTCTTCAACCAGCACCCTGGAATCTTCTATGTGTTCGAGCCCCTTTACCACGTCCAACAGGCCTTCACCAACTCCAGCAGCAGGCTGCGTCGGGCCCTGGACCGCCGGGCCCTGCTGGGGGCCTACCGGGACCTCCTCCTCAACCTCTACACCTGCGACCTGCGCTTCCTGGAGAACTACATCCGCCCCGAGCCCCAGGAACACATCACTGGGTCCTTCTTTCGCCGTAGCTCCAGCCGAGCACTCTGCTCCCCCCCTGTGTGCCCCGAGGGTGGGGAGGGGGCctctgggggtcagcctgatgagaCCTGGTGCCCCAAGAAGTGCGGTGCGCTGAACCTCACCCTGGCCTCCATGGCATGTCTGTCGCGGGGTCACGTGGCCATCAAGACAGTTCGTGTTCCGGAGGTGGGGGACCTGCGTACCCTGACCGAGGACCCACGGCTGGACCTGAGGATCGTCCACTTGGTGCGCGACCCCAGAGCCATCCTGGCCTCACGGATGGTGGCCTTCTCTGAGCAGTTCCGCGCCTGGAAGATCTGGAACGCTACAGGCAGGAAGCCACGCTACGTGGACCTATCGCAGATTACCAGCACCTGTAGGGACATGGCGGAGTCGGCAGAGACGGGGCTGCAGAGGCCGGCGTGGCTGCGTGGACGCTACCTCCTGGTCCGCTACGAGGATCTGGCCCTCAACCCAGCGGAGAAGGCCCGGGAGCTATACAAGTTTGTGGGACTGGAGATGGACGAGAACGTGCGCTCGTGGATCGCACAGAACACCAACAACAGCGTGCCTTCTACATCCGAGTGGAACTATAAGTACTCCACCACCAGAGACTCCAAAGCCACAGTGGAGAGCTGGAGGCTAAGACTAGGGTTTGATATAGTGAGGACTTTGCAGACTCTCTGCAATGATACACTCTCTCTTCTAGGCTACAGGGCGGTCCACTCTGTGGCTGATCTCAGAAACATGTCGAATAGTTTGGTGGAGCCCAGAACATTTCAGACTCTCCTATAA